A stretch of Gimesia chilikensis DNA encodes these proteins:
- a CDS encoding ABC transporter permease yields the protein MKVVKQMVPLLAAIIILLLLFRIWVPSFLTPENMLNLTQQISVNTILALGMTLVILVGGIDLSVGAMVALVGTTTVYCLTALSGDTQDPFMLLTAILAGLGVASLFGIFHGIAAAKTAMPPFIITLASMLIARGCALRFNSGLPMPIKDEQTWFLAIGNGRLFDVVPYPVVIMLSLFLLMALLLHRTRFGQHVYALGGNREAALYTGIPIVRVEITVYLLCSLMAGVAGMIHTSQLYSAEPGSGEMFELTAIAAVVVGGTSFTGGRGTMFGTMLGAVIIGILDKGLNQAGVHYSLQYIVKGAVILVAVYLDVRRNR from the coding sequence GTGAAAGTCGTGAAACAAATGGTTCCCCTGCTGGCAGCCATCATTATCCTCCTGCTGCTGTTCCGCATCTGGGTTCCCAGCTTCCTGACGCCGGAAAACATGTTGAACCTGACGCAACAGATATCCGTCAACACGATCCTCGCTCTGGGAATGACGCTGGTCATTCTGGTCGGCGGCATCGATCTGTCAGTCGGCGCAATGGTAGCGCTCGTCGGTACGACCACGGTCTACTGTCTCACCGCACTCTCGGGCGACACTCAAGATCCGTTCATGTTACTGACAGCCATCCTCGCGGGACTGGGGGTCGCGTCTCTGTTTGGAATCTTTCACGGGATCGCGGCTGCGAAAACCGCCATGCCTCCATTTATCATCACACTGGCCTCCATGCTCATTGCCCGTGGATGTGCGCTGCGATTCAACAGTGGATTACCAATGCCCATCAAAGACGAACAGACCTGGTTCCTCGCGATTGGCAACGGGCGACTGTTCGATGTCGTGCCGTACCCCGTGGTGATCATGCTCTCGCTGTTTTTATTGATGGCCCTGCTGCTGCACCGAACCCGATTCGGCCAGCATGTCTACGCGCTGGGCGGAAATCGCGAAGCGGCCCTCTACACAGGAATACCAATTGTACGGGTAGAAATCACTGTGTATTTACTCTGTTCCCTGATGGCGGGAGTCGCGGGCATGATTCATACTTCACAACTTTATTCGGCGGAACCCGGTTCAGGGGAAATGTTTGAGTTAACTGCAATTGCCGCAGTTGTGGTCGGAGGCACAAGTTTTACTGGCGGACGGGGTACCATGTTTGGTACAATGCTGGGGGCTGTTATTATCGGGATACTCGATAAAGGCCTGAATCAGGCAGGAGTCCATTACTCTCTGCAGTACATCGTGAAGGGCGCAGTGATATTGGTTGCCGTCTACCTTGATGTGAGACGAAACCGATAA
- a CDS encoding efflux RND transporter permease subunit, with translation MTSEKPRYIRRYIITVIVLVLAAPFLIYGAHQSVESMCIAPEKWAPPYMQSRQNYDRFMKDFESNDLILISWPGCTVDDPRLTEFEKRIEGPGKTDFGETHEEIFARIVTGAGTVDSLTAPPLKLPRDEALERLQGVLVGKNLKDSCAVIILTYRGNELRTQAIDHVLKVAQDVCGLPREEFYLTGPPVDGVAIDRASIHSVNVFGALSAILATLLCWFCIRSWMLTGTILLAGLFGQGLVLSMVYYSGASLDAVLIVTPSLVFVLTISAGVHLVNYYYDELCTTQAKTKTEAEEAVRRSFAQGWLPCLLAAITTAIGLGSLMVSQISPIALFGLIASIGLLVTLGVLLLILPGAMQLWPPQRILKANAAEQPAHMPRTLTRLSRFLSGFTHWLQRYSLPVFLTSVMLMAVSAYGLVYTRSSVDIPSLFPPGSQVLKDYRFNEDRMGPLIPVEVVIQFDKDCKKTFLQRLRIIDDIEKTIKNIDGYTGTMSAATFGPNPVEHNGFESIFRKVVTNKKLKENREAILESVYLSDVDGEESWRISARVPALAQVDYGAALNKLKSTLQPELEKYREQDVHLTAYYTGIMPLIHTVQQLIMQDLTWSFMTAFGLVALVIVIVQRNLWTGLLSMLPNVFPIVVVFGIMGWMDIPLDIGSIMTASVALGIAIDDTLHFLSWFRREKQLDRSCEEAVHAALKHCGRAMIHTTMICGLGLLVFGFSSFIPTQRFAWMMLTLLTTALIGDLLFLPAMLMQPFARHLQFTKAGLPETIGLTHSKLSTE, from the coding sequence ATGACTTCTGAAAAACCTCGCTATATCCGTCGTTATATCATCACCGTCATTGTCCTGGTTCTGGCTGCGCCCTTTCTGATTTATGGTGCGCATCAGAGCGTCGAAAGCATGTGTATCGCCCCTGAAAAGTGGGCGCCGCCTTACATGCAGTCACGCCAGAACTATGACCGGTTCATGAAAGACTTCGAAAGCAACGATCTGATTCTGATCAGCTGGCCCGGCTGTACCGTCGATGATCCCCGTCTGACCGAATTCGAAAAGCGAATCGAAGGCCCCGGCAAGACCGACTTCGGTGAAACCCACGAGGAGATCTTCGCTCGAATTGTCACCGGTGCGGGAACCGTCGACTCATTAACGGCTCCCCCGCTCAAGTTGCCCCGCGATGAAGCACTGGAGCGACTGCAGGGGGTTCTGGTCGGTAAAAACCTGAAAGACAGTTGTGCGGTGATTATTCTCACCTACCGCGGCAACGAATTACGAACACAAGCCATCGATCATGTATTGAAAGTCGCGCAAGATGTCTGCGGACTGCCGCGCGAAGAATTTTATCTCACCGGTCCTCCTGTCGACGGCGTCGCCATCGACCGCGCCAGTATTCACAGTGTGAATGTCTTCGGCGCATTGTCCGCCATCCTCGCGACCCTGTTGTGCTGGTTCTGTATCCGTTCCTGGATGCTCACCGGAACCATCCTGCTGGCAGGTCTGTTCGGTCAGGGGCTGGTCCTCTCCATGGTCTACTACTCGGGCGCATCACTGGATGCCGTCCTGATTGTGACACCTTCACTGGTATTTGTCCTCACAATTTCCGCCGGCGTGCACCTGGTCAACTATTACTACGACGAACTCTGTACGACACAGGCGAAAACGAAAACAGAAGCAGAAGAAGCCGTCCGACGCAGTTTTGCACAAGGCTGGTTGCCCTGTCTGCTGGCTGCGATCACTACTGCCATCGGCCTGGGTTCTTTAATGGTCAGTCAGATCTCACCTATCGCCCTGTTTGGTCTGATCGCCTCCATCGGCCTGTTGGTCACACTGGGGGTATTGTTACTGATTCTCCCCGGAGCCATGCAGCTCTGGCCACCACAGCGGATTCTGAAAGCCAACGCGGCGGAACAGCCTGCTCATATGCCACGGACGTTAACCCGTCTGTCCCGCTTCCTGAGCGGTTTCACTCACTGGTTGCAGCGGTATTCGCTGCCTGTCTTCCTGACATCCGTGATGCTGATGGCCGTCTCCGCATATGGTCTGGTCTATACCCGTTCTTCCGTCGATATTCCGTCCCTGTTCCCACCCGGCAGCCAGGTTCTGAAAGATTATCGCTTCAATGAAGATCGCATGGGACCGCTGATTCCCGTTGAAGTCGTCATTCAGTTTGATAAAGACTGCAAGAAGACCTTCCTGCAGCGTCTGCGAATTATTGATGACATTGAGAAGACGATTAAAAACATCGACGGTTATACCGGCACCATGTCGGCAGCGACCTTCGGACCCAATCCGGTCGAACATAACGGTTTTGAATCGATTTTCCGCAAGGTCGTCACCAATAAGAAACTCAAAGAAAACCGTGAAGCCATTCTGGAATCCGTCTACCTCTCGGATGTGGATGGTGAAGAATCATGGCGGATCAGTGCCCGCGTACCTGCTCTCGCGCAGGTCGATTACGGGGCCGCACTCAATAAACTGAAATCCACGCTCCAGCCGGAACTGGAAAAATATCGCGAGCAGGACGTGCACCTCACCGCGTACTACACGGGGATCATGCCACTGATTCATACCGTTCAGCAGCTGATTATGCAGGACCTGACCTGGAGCTTCATGACCGCCTTCGGTCTGGTCGCGCTGGTGATCGTCATCGTCCAGAGAAACCTGTGGACGGGTCTGCTCAGCATGTTGCCGAACGTTTTCCCCATCGTGGTAGTCTTCGGTATCATGGGCTGGATGGATATTCCGCTCGACATCGGTTCGATCATGACCGCCAGTGTCGCACTGGGGATCGCCATCGACGACACGCTGCACTTCCTCTCCTGGTTCCGCCGGGAGAAACAGCTGGATCGCAGCTGTGAAGAAGCGGTCCACGCTGCCTTGAAACACTGTGGACGAGCCATGATTCATACCACCATGATCTGTGGTCTGGGTCTGCTGGTCTTCGGCTTCAGCAGCTTCATTCCAACGCAACGCTTCGCCTGGATGATGCTGACTCTACTGACTACAGCGTTGATCGGCGACCTGTTATTCCTGCCGGCCATGCTCATGCAGCCCTTTGCCCGACATCTGCAGTTTACAAAAGCAGGACTGCCTGAGACGATTGGACTTACTCACTCCAAGCTCTCTACAGAATAA
- a CDS encoding preprotein translocase subunit SecA: protein MNIISSLTDRFRGMLPSGGTEVPARWWALVEQIQSLQAEYANRSETELFDEWNSLRYRVQSGESLTDLLPEAFAIISEQMQRHLGMTPYPVQYLGAIAMHEGAIAEMQTGEGKTLTAALTLCLNALPELGMHIATANDYLAERDARWLSPVYHSLGMTVGTVTAASSMSERRAAYECDITYGTAREFGFDYLRDLLNSPELKTSTNPRRQQLFGQEQTGEDQGLLNPRSPYMVLIDEADSILIDEARTPLIIGQADALEASLSEVCQWSATAVARLAESEHYLDHGPQKGMELTEAGRRVIRELLLQPEAPRSLDPGTAYLSSERALKVQSYFQNGRDYVVREGKVAIVDEFTGRISEGRMWQNGIHQAIEAREGVEITSPTRVGAQTTVQELFARYTRMAGMTGTAASARSEFKKVFGTPVITIPTNRPGRREQLPERVFLTAEEKWTAIVEETAALHAQGRPVLIGTRSVNLSKQLSERLEAAGLEHEVLHALNHENEASIIERAGQSGKITVATNMAGRGTDILLSDDVVAQGGLHVICAELHESSRIDRQLTGRAARQGDPGSARVFLSLEDEILTSGLGAEQAAALRADYQRSGRNLQSAVRFFYQAQQRVEKRHERQRVELVNRISARRQMLQQMGQHANLNAH, encoded by the coding sequence GTGAATATCATCAGCTCACTCACAGATCGGTTTCGCGGCATGCTCCCCAGCGGGGGGACCGAAGTACCCGCGCGCTGGTGGGCCCTGGTGGAACAGATTCAGTCGCTCCAGGCTGAATACGCGAACCGTTCCGAAACGGAACTGTTCGACGAGTGGAACTCACTGCGTTATCGTGTACAGAGTGGTGAGTCACTAACGGACCTGCTGCCGGAAGCGTTTGCGATTATCAGCGAACAGATGCAGCGGCACCTGGGGATGACTCCCTACCCGGTGCAGTACCTCGGCGCGATTGCCATGCACGAAGGCGCGATTGCAGAAATGCAGACCGGTGAGGGCAAGACGCTGACTGCGGCGTTGACGCTCTGTCTGAACGCCCTGCCCGAACTGGGAATGCACATTGCGACGGCGAACGACTATCTGGCTGAACGCGATGCCCGCTGGCTGAGCCCCGTTTATCATTCGCTGGGGATGACCGTCGGAACGGTCACGGCAGCTTCCTCCATGAGCGAACGTCGCGCTGCCTATGAATGCGATATCACCTACGGCACCGCACGGGAGTTCGGCTTTGATTACCTGCGGGACCTGCTCAATTCACCAGAACTCAAAACATCCACGAATCCGCGTCGTCAGCAATTGTTTGGACAGGAACAGACAGGCGAAGATCAGGGGCTGCTCAATCCGCGGTCTCCCTACATGGTGCTGATTGACGAAGCGGACAGCATCCTGATTGATGAAGCCCGAACACCGCTGATCATCGGACAGGCTGATGCGCTGGAGGCCTCGCTGTCGGAGGTCTGCCAGTGGAGTGCAACGGCGGTTGCCCGGCTCGCCGAAAGCGAACATTATCTCGACCATGGTCCGCAAAAGGGTATGGAACTCACTGAAGCGGGACGGCGGGTGATACGAGAACTGCTGCTCCAGCCGGAAGCTCCCCGTTCGCTCGATCCGGGAACGGCTTATCTTTCATCCGAACGGGCCCTCAAAGTTCAGAGCTACTTCCAGAACGGCAGAGACTATGTCGTGCGGGAAGGAAAAGTCGCAATCGTCGATGAATTCACGGGACGAATTTCGGAAGGTCGGATGTGGCAGAACGGCATTCACCAGGCGATTGAAGCCAGGGAGGGGGTCGAGATTACCTCACCCACCAGAGTCGGTGCCCAGACCACGGTCCAGGAGCTGTTTGCCCGCTATACCCGCATGGCAGGCATGACGGGGACGGCTGCTTCCGCACGGAGTGAATTCAAGAAAGTGTTTGGCACTCCCGTAATCACGATTCCTACCAATCGCCCCGGCCGCCGCGAACAACTCCCGGAGAGAGTCTTTCTGACGGCGGAGGAAAAATGGACTGCGATTGTCGAAGAGACCGCAGCGCTACATGCACAGGGGCGACCGGTGTTGATTGGTACGCGGTCAGTTAATCTTTCAAAACAGCTCTCCGAGCGACTGGAAGCAGCCGGTCTGGAGCATGAAGTTCTGCATGCATTAAATCATGAGAACGAAGCGAGCATCATCGAACGGGCAGGACAGTCGGGTAAGATTACGGTTGCTACGAATATGGCGGGCCGGGGAACCGATATTCTGCTCAGCGACGATGTCGTTGCACAGGGGGGGCTGCATGTGATCTGTGCGGAGCTGCACGAATCATCGCGCATCGATCGCCAGTTGACCGGTCGTGCCGCACGTCAGGGCGATCCGGGCAGTGCACGGGTCTTCCTTTCACTCGAAGATGAGATCCTGACCAGCGGACTGGGAGCCGAGCAGGCAGCAGCCCTGCGGGCCGACTATCAGCGTTCCGGACGGAATCTGCAGTCGGCAGTCCGTTTTTTCTATCAGGCACAACAGCGGGTTGAGAAACGCCACGAGCGACAGCGCGTTGAACTGGTGAACCGGATCAGTGCACGACGTCAGATGCTGCAGCAGATGGGTCAGCATGCGAACTTGAACGCACACTGA
- a CDS encoding DNA-methyltransferase: MTSFNQIQIQDCIAGMQALPDACVDLAFADPPFNIGYEYDEYDDRLESDQYLDWCENWLKEVVRLLKPDGTFWLAIGDEYAAELKVMMQRTLGLTCRSWVIWYYTFGVNCKNKFSRSHAHLFHMVKDPKQFTFNADDPAIRVPSARQLVYGDKRANPKGRLPDDTWILRPQDIPESFQADEDTWYFPRINGTFKERQGWHGCQMPEQLLGRIIRACSNPEEVVLDPFTGSGTTLAVAKKLNRQYLGFELSAEYGARAQQRLSDIEVGQPLDGQENPLTSAPSTKNGKRLAERETDAPAPRSKAKGKSSPRQKKLL; encoded by the coding sequence ATGACCAGTTTCAATCAGATACAGATTCAGGATTGCATCGCCGGGATGCAGGCACTGCCCGACGCATGCGTTGACCTGGCCTTTGCCGATCCGCCGTTCAATATCGGTTATGAATACGATGAGTACGATGATCGCCTGGAGAGCGATCAGTATCTCGACTGGTGTGAGAACTGGCTCAAGGAAGTGGTACGGCTGCTTAAACCGGATGGAACCTTCTGGCTGGCCATCGGCGATGAATATGCGGCAGAGTTGAAAGTCATGATGCAGCGGACGCTGGGGCTAACCTGTCGCAGCTGGGTCATCTGGTATTACACCTTCGGCGTGAACTGCAAGAACAAGTTTAGCCGCTCGCACGCACACCTGTTTCATATGGTCAAAGATCCGAAACAGTTCACGTTCAATGCCGACGATCCGGCAATTCGCGTTCCTTCTGCCCGACAGCTGGTCTACGGCGACAAACGCGCGAACCCCAAAGGACGCCTCCCCGACGATACCTGGATCCTGCGTCCCCAGGACATTCCCGAGAGCTTTCAGGCGGATGAAGATACATGGTACTTCCCCCGCATCAACGGTACGTTTAAAGAACGCCAGGGCTGGCACGGGTGCCAGATGCCCGAGCAGTTGCTGGGACGAATTATCCGGGCCTGTTCTAATCCGGAAGAGGTCGTCCTCGATCCCTTTACGGGGAGCGGTACCACACTGGCGGTTGCTAAAAAACTGAATCGCCAGTATCTCGGCTTTGAACTCTCTGCGGAATACGGTGCCCGCGCACAGCAGCGACTGTCGGACATCGAAGTCGGTCAGCCCCTGGATGGTCAGGAGAATCCGTTGACCAGTGCGCCTTCCACGAAGAATGGTAAACGGCTCGCAGAGCGCGAGACCGACGCCCCTGCTCCGCGGAGCAAGGCGAAGGGCAAATCCAGTCCCCGTCAGAAAAAACTGCTCTAA
- a CDS encoding thioredoxin family protein, whose translation MPTSYRIRTLLALAVCSLVCLTVPVQAGKYNPVLDVGDQAPTWEKLPATDGKSYASDSFKDKDVLVVAFTCNSCPYAVDYETRLNQLAEKYQGKDSRVGVIAVNVNLIPADSPEKMKERAQKQGFVFPYLFDKSQQIGQAFGATRTPEFFVLNKDRKVVYMGAMDDSTDASKVKQNYVQQAIEAALQGKQPETTETIAIGCNVRYKRIRRNK comes from the coding sequence ATGCCGACTTCATATCGAATCAGAACACTGCTCGCTCTGGCTGTCTGCAGCCTGGTCTGCCTGACGGTACCCGTTCAGGCGGGGAAGTATAACCCGGTTCTGGATGTAGGCGATCAGGCACCGACCTGGGAGAAGCTCCCGGCGACCGATGGGAAATCGTATGCCAGCGATTCCTTCAAAGATAAGGATGTGCTCGTCGTCGCGTTTACCTGTAACAGCTGCCCTTACGCCGTCGATTATGAAACGCGTCTCAATCAGCTGGCAGAGAAATATCAGGGGAAAGATTCCAGGGTAGGAGTCATCGCCGTGAACGTCAATCTGATTCCCGCTGACAGCCCGGAGAAGATGAAAGAACGGGCTCAGAAGCAGGGCTTCGTGTTCCCTTACCTGTTCGACAAGTCACAGCAGATCGGCCAGGCTTTCGGCGCTACGCGTACCCCGGAGTTTTTTGTACTCAACAAAGACCGCAAGGTCGTCTACATGGGCGCCATGGATGATTCGACCGACGCCAGCAAGGTCAAACAGAATTATGTTCAACAGGCAATCGAGGCGGCTTTGCAGGGAAAGCAGCCCGAAACGACCGAAACGATTGCCATCGGCTGTAATGTGCGCTATAAACGCATTCGCAGAAATAAATAA
- a CDS encoding Ldh family oxidoreductase: MPSDHFAPAQDRSQEVLLPLEPLKELLVKLFVRMGMFQVEAEIAADRLIEADLRGIHSHGSRTAERYLDAMDMGDIDPRAQILTVKETPAIAVMDGSKAMGHVAATRAMELAIKKAGEVGTGTVTVYNSHHFGAAAVYVMMAVKAGMIAYCTTNTGRATVAAHGSTQAGTANNAIAWGVPNPQGAPFVLDMACAKTSWGKLETQAMYGLPVPAGYGLDSEGNETTDAAAVKTLLPASGPRGYGLALISSILTGALTGGKMPINKTKAPEIEGSEHFFYVIDLKQFVEEDRFHAELASATEALHQLSPVRAEDPVRLPGELEWEQTQRALQEGISVHKDHAEQLKELAQRVKYDVPW, from the coding sequence ATGCCTTCGGATCATTTTGCCCCGGCTCAGGATCGATCCCAGGAAGTTCTGCTTCCGCTGGAACCGCTTAAGGAATTACTGGTCAAGCTGTTTGTGCGGATGGGCATGTTTCAGGTGGAAGCGGAGATTGCCGCCGACCGTCTGATCGAAGCGGACCTGCGGGGCATTCACTCGCATGGGAGCCGTACTGCAGAACGATACCTGGACGCGATGGACATGGGCGACATCGATCCCCGTGCACAGATCCTGACCGTCAAAGAGACCCCCGCGATTGCCGTGATGGATGGCAGCAAAGCGATGGGACACGTCGCTGCGACTCGCGCCATGGAACTGGCGATTAAAAAGGCAGGCGAAGTCGGCACGGGAACCGTGACGGTCTATAACAGTCACCACTTCGGAGCCGCCGCCGTTTATGTGATGATGGCGGTGAAGGCCGGCATGATTGCGTACTGCACGACGAACACGGGCCGGGCGACTGTCGCCGCTCATGGAAGTACGCAGGCAGGCACAGCCAATAATGCAATCGCCTGGGGTGTTCCCAATCCGCAAGGCGCTCCCTTTGTTCTGGATATGGCGTGTGCCAAGACCTCCTGGGGTAAACTGGAAACGCAGGCCATGTATGGTTTACCCGTCCCCGCTGGTTACGGTCTGGACAGTGAAGGGAATGAAACCACTGACGCTGCCGCTGTGAAAACACTGCTTCCCGCCTCGGGGCCCCGCGGTTACGGACTGGCTTTGATCAGTTCCATTCTGACCGGCGCGCTGACAGGAGGCAAAATGCCGATCAACAAGACCAAAGCACCGGAGATTGAGGGTTCCGAACATTTCTTCTATGTGATCGATCTGAAACAGTTCGTGGAAGAAGATCGCTTCCACGCCGAGCTGGCGTCTGCAACAGAGGCCCTGCATCAACTGTCGCCCGTACGGGCAGAGGATCCGGTGCGTCTGCCGGGTGAACTTGAATGGGAACAGACACAACGCGCACTGCAGGAAGGGATTTCGGTTCACAAAGATCATGCGGAGCAGTTAAAAGAACTCGCCCAGCGCGTCAAGTATGACGTTCCCTGGTAA
- a CDS encoding PQQ-binding-like beta-propeller repeat protein, which produces MYPKLSLALMLLWTILLPQTGFSDDWPQWGGPQHDLVWREKGIVKKLPTKGLLPRVWSTPIGEGYSGPAVAEVDSRWCVFVTDRIYKQRVGFERVLCLDAVTGKLIWGYEYPAEYTVSYPAGPRSTPVINDGRVYTLGAQGHFFCFDAQTGKVLWSKNFVEDYGTKLPNWGMVASPLVDGDQLITLVGGQQNALVVSFDKKTGKELWRSLNDPAVGYAPPVIFEFGGKRELIVWHPTAVSALEPETGKVIWQVPYGVKYGLTIATPRKVGNRLFVASFYNGPRMIEVSDDGSSAKIVWAGKSDSEINTDGLHPIMMTPVFDGKNIYGVGSYGELRGLDASNGQRLWETLAATGKGRWWNAFIIPHEDRYFLHNEQGDLIIANLSPKGYEELSRAKLIEPTRRVQRRMTIWSHPAFALKSVFARNDKEIIRVDLSAPSAGN; this is translated from the coding sequence ATGTATCCGAAACTGTCGCTCGCGCTGATGTTACTCTGGACGATCCTGCTGCCTCAAACCGGTTTCAGTGACGACTGGCCTCAATGGGGAGGACCGCAGCACGACCTGGTCTGGCGCGAAAAAGGCATTGTCAAAAAACTGCCAACCAAAGGCCTGCTGCCCCGGGTCTGGTCGACTCCCATCGGCGAAGGTTACTCCGGGCCCGCGGTCGCGGAAGTCGATTCCCGCTGGTGTGTCTTCGTGACCGATCGCATTTATAAACAACGGGTCGGCTTCGAACGCGTGCTCTGCCTGGATGCAGTGACGGGGAAACTGATCTGGGGCTACGAATACCCGGCCGAATATACCGTCAGCTATCCCGCCGGTCCCCGTTCCACTCCCGTCATCAATGACGGTCGCGTTTATACCCTGGGTGCCCAGGGGCACTTCTTCTGCTTTGATGCGCAGACGGGGAAAGTGCTCTGGAGCAAAAACTTCGTCGAAGACTACGGGACGAAGCTTCCCAACTGGGGCATGGTTGCCTCTCCCCTGGTGGACGGCGATCAGCTGATTACGCTGGTGGGTGGTCAGCAGAATGCACTGGTGGTCAGCTTCGATAAAAAGACAGGCAAAGAACTCTGGCGTTCGCTCAATGATCCGGCCGTCGGTTATGCACCGCCGGTCATCTTTGAATTCGGAGGAAAGCGGGAATTGATTGTCTGGCATCCGACGGCGGTCTCAGCCCTCGAGCCGGAAACCGGCAAGGTGATCTGGCAGGTTCCCTACGGTGTGAAGTACGGACTGACGATCGCGACACCCCGCAAAGTGGGGAACCGGTTGTTCGTTGCCAGCTTTTATAACGGGCCGCGGATGATTGAAGTCTCCGACGATGGCAGCTCAGCGAAAATCGTCTGGGCCGGGAAGAGTGACAGTGAGATCAACACCGACGGTCTGCATCCGATCATGATGACGCCGGTCTTCGACGGGAAGAACATTTACGGCGTAGGCAGCTACGGAGAGCTCCGCGGTCTGGATGCGAGCAACGGCCAGCGATTATGGGAAACATTAGCTGCGACCGGTAAGGGCCGCTGGTGGAATGCCTTCATCATTCCGCACGAAGACCGTTATTTTCTGCACAACGAACAGGGTGATCTGATCATCGCAAATCTGTCGCCGAAAGGTTACGAAGAGTTGAGCCGGGCGAAGCTGATTGAACCGACCCGTCGCGTCCAGCGACGGATGACAATCTGGTCGCACCCGGCTTTCGCACTGAAAAGTGTGTTTGCCCGGAATGATAAGGAAATTATCCGCGTCGATCTTTCGGCTCCGTCGGCAGGGAATTAG
- the pyk gene encoding pyruvate kinase: MNAAQYQEHPLVKTKIIATVGPASCSREMLQKLIIAGVDLFRLNFAHGKHEWLAEIVTNIHELSEEMARPIGILGDLSGPKIRLGVLPGDEITCRQDMQFRFIQGMETDNPQELTCTYESLISDLRVGDPVLLADGMVAMRVTEKSEDNEYVECVVEREGVIRSKQGVNLPGVQLSTPCLTEKDLEDLAWAVQHGLDYIGLSFVRSADDIKQLYDEIEKLNPIEPPHVVAKIEKIEAVSDIEQILKLTDAVMVARGDLGVEVDIERVPIIQKRIIHLCNQYRVPVITATQMLDSMQFNTFPTRAEASDVANAVLDGSDAVMLSGETAVGVSPLAAVEMMSRIVREAARILSSNLHSEETTSNRRLYAREVTEAVTLGAGMTAEKLDADLMVTCTHEGKTAMALSKQRRTVPTVALTDRPATARRMTLYWGVTSLLTDVVDKSPQKILKYIVNYGKKHGFLSSGSQIVLISGTDWSSLGHDMLLVHEVK, translated from the coding sequence ATGAACGCGGCCCAATACCAGGAACATCCACTCGTAAAAACCAAGATCATCGCCACCGTTGGTCCCGCTTCCTGTTCGCGCGAAATGCTGCAGAAGCTGATCATCGCGGGCGTGGATCTGTTTCGGTTGAACTTCGCGCACGGCAAGCATGAATGGCTGGCCGAAATCGTTACGAATATCCACGAACTGTCCGAAGAGATGGCCCGCCCCATCGGAATCCTGGGCGATCTGTCCGGCCCCAAAATTCGTCTGGGAGTCTTACCCGGTGACGAAATCACCTGTCGGCAGGACATGCAGTTTCGTTTCATTCAGGGAATGGAGACCGACAATCCCCAGGAACTGACCTGCACCTACGAGTCGCTGATCAGCGATCTGCGGGTCGGCGATCCGGTACTACTGGCAGACGGTATGGTCGCCATGCGGGTCACTGAGAAATCGGAAGATAATGAATACGTCGAGTGCGTAGTCGAGCGGGAAGGCGTCATTCGCAGTAAGCAGGGAGTCAACCTGCCCGGCGTCCAGCTCAGCACTCCCTGTCTCACGGAGAAAGATCTGGAAGACCTCGCCTGGGCCGTGCAGCATGGACTCGATTATATCGGGCTCAGCTTCGTGCGTTCCGCGGATGACATCAAACAGCTCTACGACGAGATCGAAAAACTGAATCCGATCGAGCCGCCGCACGTAGTCGCCAAGATTGAAAAGATCGAAGCAGTCAGCGATATCGAACAGATTCTCAAACTGACCGATGCAGTTATGGTGGCCCGCGGTGATCTCGGCGTCGAAGTCGACATCGAACGGGTGCCCATCATTCAGAAGCGGATCATCCATCTCTGCAACCAGTATCGTGTCCCGGTAATCACCGCGACGCAGATGCTGGACAGCATGCAGTTCAACACATTTCCGACCCGCGCCGAGGCCAGCGATGTCGCGAATGCAGTACTGGACGGCAGCGACGCGGTCATGCTGTCCGGTGAGACCGCGGTCGGCGTCAGTCCGCTGGCAGCCGTCGAAATGATGAGCCGCATTGTCCGCGAAGCAGCGCGGATTCTCTCATCGAATCTGCATTCGGAAGAGACCACCAGTAACCGTCGTCTGTATGCCCGCGAAGTGACCGAAGCGGTTACCCTCGGAGCCGGGATGACGGCGGAGAAGCTGGACGCAGACCTGATGGTAACCTGTACTCACGAAGGCAAAACCGCGATGGCTCTCTCCAAACAGCGGCGGACGGTGCCTACTGTGGCGCTCACCGATCGCCCGGCTACGGCCCGCCGGATGACACTCTACTGGGGAGTCACTTCACTCCTGACCGACGTGGTCGACAAGTCTCCTCAGAAAATTCTGAAGTACATCGTGAACTATGGAAAGAAGCATGGCTTTCTGTCATCAGGCAGTCAGATCGTCCTGATCTCCGGCACCGACTGGAGTTCGCTGGGGCATGACATGCTGCTGGTTCACGAAGTGAAATAA